The following proteins are co-located in the Streptomyces bottropensis ATCC 25435 genome:
- a CDS encoding MFS transporter, translating to MSRGIRGGLLHRHHDFRLLWCGETAGKFGASVTGVAMPLVAVSTLHASTFEVGLLSAAAWAPWLIIGLPVGVWVDRLRRRPIMLAAAALSLLLFASVPVTAWSGRLSIGLLLAVALLAGTAAVFFQTAYSAYLPSIVEPDDQPEGNAKLHGSASAAQIAGLGSGGLIAQLAGAVNGMFANAATFLVSLLCLAGIRHREPRVTRTEHRPKSLVSEVREGLRLIAVDPWFRTLTLFGAASNLALMGYQSIQVVFLVRSVGLAPGTVGVLIAATSAGGVAGAFAARRVAHRIGTARATLLFELGLPMLGLLIPLTVGGAGVLLFVTGGFSVSAGVVAGNIIKASFQQRYCPPDLLGRLTASTAFLSYGAIPIGALLGGVLGTALGLRTAMSITTAGVPLAALILLFSPIRRTRDLPTSRRPTSDSKLPLNSAGESALPRH from the coding sequence ATGAGCCGTGGCATACGCGGTGGCCTCCTGCACCGCCATCACGATTTCCGCTTGCTGTGGTGCGGCGAGACCGCCGGGAAGTTCGGCGCGTCCGTCACCGGGGTGGCGATGCCGCTGGTTGCCGTCTCCACCTTGCACGCCAGCACCTTCGAGGTCGGCCTGCTGAGCGCCGCCGCCTGGGCCCCTTGGCTGATCATCGGTCTCCCGGTCGGTGTCTGGGTGGACCGGCTGCGCCGCAGACCGATCATGCTGGCCGCCGCCGCGCTCTCCCTCTTACTCTTCGCCAGCGTCCCGGTCACCGCATGGTCCGGGCGGCTGAGTATCGGACTACTGCTGGCCGTCGCCCTGCTGGCAGGCACGGCAGCGGTATTCTTCCAGACCGCCTACAGCGCCTATCTCCCCAGCATTGTGGAACCCGATGACCAGCCCGAGGGCAACGCCAAACTGCACGGCAGCGCGTCCGCCGCGCAGATTGCCGGGCTCGGTTCCGGCGGCCTGATCGCACAGTTGGCAGGTGCGGTGAACGGGATGTTCGCCAACGCCGCGACATTCCTCGTCTCCCTTCTGTGCCTCGCAGGCATCCGGCATCGCGAGCCACGCGTCACCAGAACCGAACATCGCCCCAAGTCACTGGTCAGTGAAGTCCGCGAAGGCCTGCGGCTGATCGCCGTCGACCCCTGGTTTCGCACGCTCACACTCTTCGGAGCCGCCTCCAACCTTGCCCTTATGGGATACCAGTCAATCCAGGTGGTCTTCCTGGTCCGGAGCGTCGGCCTGGCGCCGGGGACGGTCGGCGTACTCATCGCGGCGACTAGCGCCGGAGGCGTGGCCGGGGCATTTGCCGCACGCCGGGTCGCTCACCGGATCGGCACGGCTCGCGCGACACTGCTGTTCGAACTGGGACTTCCCATGCTCGGTCTGCTCATCCCGCTGACCGTCGGCGGAGCCGGGGTCCTGCTCTTTGTGACAGGTGGCTTCAGCGTCTCCGCGGGCGTCGTCGCCGGCAACATCATCAAGGCGAGCTTCCAGCAACGCTACTGCCCGCCGGATCTCCTCGGCCGTCTCACCGCAAGCACAGCATTCCTCAGCTATGGAGCGATCCCCATCGGAGCACTGCTCGGCGGCGTGCTCGGAACCGCACTCGGCCTCCGCACCGCCATGTCCATCACGACAGCGGGAGTCCCGCTGGCCGCACTGATCCTGCTCTTCTCCCCGATCCGGCGAACCCGAGACCTGCCGACGTCCCGCCGGCCAACGAGTGATTCCAAACTCCCGCTGAATTCTGCTGGCGAGTCGGCCCTACCTCGTCATTGA
- a CDS encoding ArsR/SmtB family transcription factor yields the protein MSDEPEHTPQPAKPARRLDARSLRGLAHPLRMNIFELLSLDGPATSTKLAERLGENTGTISWHLRHLAEHGFIEEETGRGTKRERWWRRVGVTNELNTADFRDDPDTRGALSVYLHELLQQHFSRVVNYISEDWDDTWRSAGTVSDWSDLRMTPIQLEALNAELMAVIARHTPAPNAEPAPDALPVVVQLQSFPRKERGTA from the coding sequence ATGTCCGACGAACCCGAACACACACCACAGCCCGCCAAGCCCGCCCGACGCCTCGATGCACGCAGTCTGCGAGGGCTGGCCCACCCGCTGCGGATGAACATCTTCGAACTGCTCAGCCTGGATGGCCCCGCCACCTCCACCAAGCTCGCCGAACGCCTCGGGGAGAACACCGGCACCATCAGTTGGCACTTGCGCCACCTCGCCGAGCACGGCTTCATCGAGGAGGAAACCGGACGGGGCACGAAACGCGAGCGCTGGTGGAGAAGGGTCGGCGTCACGAACGAGCTGAACACTGCCGATTTCCGCGACGACCCCGACACCAGGGGCGCGCTCTCGGTCTACCTGCACGAACTGCTGCAGCAGCACTTCAGTCGGGTCGTGAACTACATCAGCGAGGACTGGGACGACACGTGGCGGAGCGCCGGCACCGTCTCGGACTGGAGCGACCTGCGGATGACCCCGATTCAGCTGGAGGCGCTCAACGCGGAGCTGATGGCTGTCATCGCCCGCCATACCCCTGCTCCGAACGCCGAGCCCGCCCCGGACGCACTCCCTGTCGTCGTGCAGCTCCAGTCCTTCCCCCGCAAGGAGCGTGGCACCGCATGA
- a CDS encoding 2'-5' RNA ligase family protein, translating into MTGEDSGESQAGQSGLIVRVPEAEPAVRAWRDRLDLSARAGVPAHVTVLFPFLNESRIDDGALAAVGEVIGRHRPFEARFEYCGRFPGILYLVPEPDLPFRRLTEAIADRWPETPPFGGQFDEVLPHLTIAQGQGDAVLEEAEADLCGRLPITARVSSVDLMVHDGTRWQQRASFALR; encoded by the coding sequence ATGACAGGCGAGGACTCCGGTGAATCTCAAGCAGGGCAGTCGGGACTCATCGTGAGGGTTCCCGAGGCAGAACCTGCTGTTCGAGCGTGGCGTGACCGGCTGGACCTGTCAGCTCGTGCGGGTGTTCCGGCCCATGTCACCGTCCTGTTCCCGTTTCTCAACGAGAGCCGCATCGACGACGGTGCTCTCGCTGCCGTCGGAGAAGTGATCGGGCGTCACCGGCCCTTCGAGGCCCGGTTCGAGTACTGCGGGCGATTCCCGGGGATCTTGTATCTCGTCCCCGAACCGGACCTCCCGTTCCGCCGGCTGACCGAGGCGATCGCGGACCGGTGGCCGGAGACCCCACCGTTCGGCGGGCAGTTCGACGAGGTCCTCCCGCATCTGACCATCGCCCAGGGGCAAGGCGACGCCGTGCTGGAGGAGGCCGAGGCCGACCTTTGCGGCCGACTTCCCATCACTGCCCGCGTGTCGTCGGTCGATCTGATGGTCCACGACGGAACGAGGTGGCAGCAGCGAGCATCGTTCGCGCTCCGGTGA
- a CDS encoding GNAT family N-acetyltransferase yields MTGNGRLRAATAHDGVALLHLWELLFDDADTQESWRGHAAEWFARFVDDLDNARFPVIEVDGAIVATAIGTLELGVPNPQCTKGRTVRLANLLTLPEHRGHGYGTALVLDVLSWARSIEADRVDLSATPEGKRLYDKLGFTLASAPRMKCVL; encoded by the coding sequence ATGACGGGCAACGGCCGCCTTCGTGCCGCGACCGCACACGATGGCGTGGCACTGCTCCATCTCTGGGAGCTGTTGTTCGACGACGCAGATACGCAGGAGTCGTGGAGAGGTCACGCAGCCGAGTGGTTCGCTCGCTTCGTGGACGATCTCGACAATGCACGCTTCCCGGTGATCGAGGTTGACGGTGCCATCGTCGCCACAGCGATCGGCACTCTTGAACTCGGCGTGCCCAACCCCCAATGCACGAAGGGGCGCACGGTGCGCCTTGCAAACCTCCTCACCCTGCCTGAACACCGCGGACACGGCTATGGGACGGCGCTCGTCCTCGACGTGCTCAGCTGGGCCAGGTCCATTGAAGCCGACCGCGTGGACCTGAGTGCTACCCCGGAGGGCAAGCGCCTCTACGACAAGCTCGGCTTCACGCTGGCGTCAGCCCCGCGAATGAAATGCGTCTTGTAA